A stretch of Synechococcus sp. MIT S9220 DNA encodes these proteins:
- a CDS encoding TylF/MycF/NovP-related O-methyltransferase, with the protein MPSSLNSIVNKTISFFTRLPQSRSLPFPPECTPEDRDLILSISSSNDPSNRLSMLSLERLWASLSSTSYVIDRQIPGHIVECGVWRGGCSILMASKILSKKSSKLVYMFDTFSGMTEPTSFDITSSSDTSTIQKFKSQQKSGYNEWCYASLDDVISNLHNFNVYDQCKLIQGDVSVSLNHDANLPESISLLRLDTDWYESTKIELRILYPRLCSGGVLLIDDYGHWQGARKAVDEYFSSLSVRDRPLMFCTDRTGRALIKP; encoded by the coding sequence TCTTTGAATTCTATTGTTAATAAAACTATATCTTTTTTTACCCGTCTCCCCCAATCTCGCTCTCTTCCTTTTCCTCCTGAATGCACTCCTGAAGATCGCGATTTGATTTTATCTATTTCATCCTCAAATGATCCCTCAAATCGGCTTTCTATGCTCTCCTTAGAGCGTTTATGGGCATCTCTCTCCTCTACTTCCTACGTCATTGATCGTCAAATACCAGGCCACATTGTTGAGTGTGGTGTATGGCGTGGAGGATGCTCCATTTTAATGGCTTCTAAAATTTTATCTAAAAAATCTTCGAAACTTGTTTATATGTTTGACACTTTTTCTGGTATGACTGAACCTACCTCCTTCGATATTACTTCATCTTCTGATACTTCGACAATTCAAAAGTTTAAATCTCAACAGAAGAGCGGATATAATGAATGGTGTTATGCATCCTTAGATGACGTTATATCTAATTTACATAATTTCAACGTCTACGATCAGTGTAAACTTATTCAGGGAGATGTCTCTGTATCCTTGAACCATGATGCCAATTTACCTGAATCAATTTCACTTCTCCGCCTCGACACAGACTGGTATGAGAGTACAAAAATTGAGCTGCGTATTCTTTATCCAAGGCTCTGCTCTGGTGGCGTCTTGCTTATTGATGATTATGGCCATTGGCAAGGTGCTAGAAAGGCAGTAGACGAATATTTTTCTTCCCTTTCAGTTCGTGATCGTCCACTTATGTTTTGTACTGATAGAACCGGACGTGCTTTGATCAAGCCTTGA